CATTTTTAGATTCATTTATAGATTTAGTACAAGACACTGAATTTGACTCCTTTCCTTGCTTTACTGAAAACTGTTGCATAAAAGAGTTAAAAATTCTAGGCTGGTCTATTTTACAAACTGCTTTTTctttatcttttaaatttaagcTGGTCTCAACTCTTACTGTTCTGGGAATACTTTCAAATAGTTTTGATATAGATGCTTTAATAACATCTAAAATAGCTTTCTCTTTAGTTAAAAATACTTTTCTTTTATCAGGACTCAGGTTTATGTCGACGGTAACCctttctatattaatattgagAAATATAAATGGATACTGATTAACattgaattgtttgtaaatttCATTAACAAGTTTCATAACTTTGACAGGTTCACATGGTCTTGAATTTACATAAAAGTATTGCCTGTCTGTACTGGATCTGCCACAGCCATGTTCACAAGATGAAATAAATCCTTCTAAGTTAACAGGACTGGGAGTATTTTTGTAACCCATTGACTTTTGTGATAGTGTGATATCTTGAGATTCTTGGGAGTCTTTTGCTTCAGCATCATTAGAGTCCTCAGACAAATCAATTTCTATATCCTCTATGGTGACATCTTCTTGACATTCATTAATTTCGCCCGATAATCCTTTTAAAATGTTATCTTTGATACTACTTACATGTTctgtttttatttccaataatcCTTGTAACTGTTTCAAGCCAAACACAGAAGCTATATTATCTTTATGAGATGATCCAGATGAAGCTACAACTATAGATTTTGAGTTAGCATTGGTTTGATTGCTACAAGTTatccttaaaaataaatcagcatgaatagtataaaaatatctatttgtttattttagcaGCTAATTTAAAATGACTTACTTTATTCCCTTAGATATTAAGCAATAGGCATACAACAAATTTGTCAACTTATTAAACTCCCTCTTGACATTTTTATGTAATTCTTTTTGCCTTACTGGCAATGTGCAAAAAAGGTTTGATAGAGTTACTGTTGTTCCAACTTGCCTAGAACAgggtgttttatttataatatttcccTTGTGATCATACTGTATTTTAGATGctgaaaaattttcaaataattataactatgcAACAAGGAAGcactaaaataactaaaatgtgGAACCTACAAGTTATCTTTTAGATAATTGTTTATCAGAGTAAACATAAACATTTTGGTCTGATGTATGTTTTACTCTGATATCAAAAACAATCCATAAGAATGAATGCCTTTTAAATTCACTTTGGATCAAAGCAAAGGCTACAAGCAATTATAATAGGTTGGGGAAGAAGAAACTTCTTAATCCATCCAATTTTATATGAGCATTTCAGCAGTCCTCTGTTAGACTCATTAGTTGTTGGCAATAGGGATCCAAATTGATAGTTCTGCTTTCCGGAAAAAGCTCACAATGAACAATGCCCTTCCAATCCCACCATACACACAACAACAACTTATTGCGAGTTAGACCAGTATCAACCAAAgtggagaggagatgtattttgataaccaatcagattttgTTATgtccacatctcctctccatCTAGCTTCGGTGGTAATGGATCAAGAAatgaggagaggagatgtctcatttttctatATAATTTTGTGCCACATCATATTCCACTTTTCATCACCACTAATTATCAATCTGTTCAAAAACTTCAAGCCCAGCCAGATATAAATAGTACAGCCAGCTAAGCTAGATTTAAATACTAGTTTATACATAGTTTATGGGAAAGGACTTTACCGAACCCTATTTAATATCACTAACCTTTCATTTAAGTcctacatttataatattcaaaatagaagcatataataacaaatttatttaccataCTCAGCAGTTCTATGCCTTGTCGTTATTGTAAGATTAGCAAGTGCACAAAGTGAGCTCAAAGCTTCACCTCTGAATCCAAAGCTGGATACATCTAGCAAATCTGAATACTCACTCAGTTTGGAAGTATGGTGCTTGAGTGCTggaattaaacaaatttattaaatatttattttctgtatatagcatttgatatttaatttgattatagCAAGCAACATAACAATTGTAGGAACAGAAAgtcaattttgataatatttctttttatatttatgcacTTATTGGACTTATGTTACTCTCACTTAATGGCATGCCTGTGtctcataaaaccaaatatgtGGCACAAAAatctgttttaaaataatttaattaaaatttattttttggagGTAGGTgcacatttaattaaataatggaaCATTGTACTTTATATATACATCTATAGCAGGTTTTGTGAGGCTTACAGCATTTAGATAGTTTGATTAGGCATTTTCCGTAACATGTGTTTGacataacagttgcatacaaatGTGACATGTATTACTAGGTGATTAGCATGCTAAATTGATTGCTTTCATTAGTATATCTTCATCAATTTTgaagtttaatataatacatatcttcaccagtgggaggctcctttgcacaggaagctggctagattatgggtaccacaacggcgcctatttctgccatgaagcagtaatgtgtaagcattactgtgtttcggtctgaagggctccgtagctagtgaaattactgggcaaatgaggcttaacatcttatgtctcaaggtgacaagcgcaattgtagtgccactcagaatttttggctttcttgagaatcctgagcgacactgcattgtaatgggcatggcgtatcaattaccatcagctgaacgtccagtttgtctcatcccttattatcataaaaaaaaaacattcacaaGTCAATTCAAACCcaattatatcattattttctGTATATTGCAAATACTAAGGAAATTTAAGTTCCACTTGTTTTTTAGTGGTCggtgattaaataaattaaaaatatgcatCAAGGGTTAAAGTGAAGTGAAGAATGTGGTGGATGCATCTTTACAGAGGAATATAATTAGGTTATTTCATTAATGTTTGAATACTTAAACCAACTTTGTGCTCCTTATTATTAAGTCACAGTGATAACACTGCATTAGGTCAATTTAAATGTCACAAATGTTTTTCCCAGCTTAACAagcaaattaatttcaaatcaatatcaagcaaatcaatttaaaatgtatCATATAATAGCTGCATTGGATTCACTCATTTTGAAAGCAAGAAAGACAAATGAGAAATAGCTGGaaacaacattttaatttttctcattTACTTCtttacaagtgctgacccggcaaactttgttttaCCATATACATTAAGTACTCCGACTCATTTGTATGATTTGTAATGAACTATGATTGAATaatcataattaaacaataacatAAGTCAGAAAAATATAGGATCCTGATAATTAATcactataagtattattccaatTGGTAGTTTGCTACAGTAGTTTTGCAATTTAACCAAAAAAaaggctctccatttattagtatacatTTGAAATGTaacctttttattattataaaaaccagCTAGATACAAACAGTATAgccaaagagattttataacaagtttatacaTACCCCAAACTATTATTTCTGACAAATTAAAAGTTAATACAATATGTTTTCTTACTTAAAGCCTCAAAGTTATCTTCTGTGACACCAGATCCATTGTCAGAAACTTCAATAAGATCAACTCCATAATTTTTTAACCTTATATCAACATTAATTGCTCCTGCATCTAATGAGTTTTCTAATAGCTCTTTAACGGCTACAGCTAAGCTTAGCACAacctttaaaatataaacactttgaatttatattatatttcttaacattatacatataaaatttaaatgtttcttatTAAGGGTAACAACATCCTTCATGTATTTGTACTTGAGTATGGGATATAGGTTGTATATTTTCAaggcggggatgatatcctaatttgagtTGTGTTTAGTGTGAAAGTGGAAGCAGGTCAAACCGGGGAACACTCCCCATGTTAAaggtggtagaagacacacaataaaacAACATTTCTATGCAACACCTAGTGATCTAGCcatttacagagcactgggtcaatTCAATCTGATACtgggggtgcgccagaccagagattatttaatatatttatgtttatatcattaattatataagCAGAATATGAACATGTCTAGTATATTTTGTTTAGAAATTACTTAATGTTCTCAGTCGATTTTTGCTGATTTTTAAGTCCCAAATATTTCTTCCTATTTTGAAACTCAACAATAGTCCCAGTCACTGCAACTGGTATATCTACAGAACATACATACAAACCTGGCCAGAacatattttgtggacagtttcgGAACCAATAcgtctaatattattattcgcgCCAGCATTATTAATCTCCATTTTTTTTCAGTATCCaaaaattcattaataattctttaaaaagctTTTATGCTACTGTAAACTGTTcactattaattttttaaatattattaataagcatcatactttattacattttacgtgcaattttttttattaataaacattattttaataacgtttcccaaattaacaaaaatttagaCTAACTTTCAATGTTCAAACTTCAAGTAGGTAGGTACGTAAAAGTAGATAAATCATGTAACATAAAGTACCTACTGTCTAGAACTCGGGTGAATCAACATGACAGTTGACATTCTGGCATAAAGACGTTTGTGCAATGTACAGTTAgcaaaaatgttttttgtttcCATTCCACTTTCTCGTACGAAaacgtataatatttttattttacgtctTATGCATGTGTATTACATAGATGTATCGCTTTTAGGTAGGTTCTACGTATTTTTATTAGATTCATTTATGTACTTGTCGTGTTATCGTACGAGAAAATCAAATGGAAAGAAAAAATTTTTGGACACTGTACATTGCACAATAATTCCCGTTCGAAATTCCGATTCGCCCGTGTTGTAGTCTCGTTACACGGTTACAGTAAGTGTTCTATGGTTGTtgtcaaagagtataataatatatagggttgTTGTACTTGACTGTCTTGAGTTTTGACACTTGTAGttgtttatgttttaaaaaaaaatacttagagTTTGGAGTTTGCACATTCGAGAAAACGCAATTTTAGTGCATTATTTTAAGTACAAGTGTCTCGTTTAGTTAAAATATGTCTCTAAATACTGCTCACGCCGACCACGGTGTGCTGATTCATGCTGGAGaatggtaaataataaattacgtctctacaataattttataaaatgggATATCTAAACATCTCACACATTTACTGGACTGGACGGATACTGCTAGTATATCAAGGAAAAGTGTTTGCATTACATGCTATTAAGTATAGCACTATACgcaataaatcaatttaaaatggtTTAATAATGATGCAATGATTCATGACTCATTCTCTTCCAAAAACCGATAAGAATATTGAAAACTCTGATCTGATCTAAATATAGatccaataaattatttttatttgctgaAGAAATTTTCAAGCTTCAGAAATAAATGGAGCCCATTTTACGAACAATATTAAAAAgctaatttcattattattattattattacattactttAATTACccaatgatttaaaatattaaataatatttgaaaagggAGCGCCCTCTATAATTacgatatttaatatttttgaaagtaGGTATATTCCTTTACTATTTACACAATTTTGCAGTCTGGCACTATATGCAATTGTTCCAGTCTTCCGGAGGGCAGTCTTAGTGGCCTCTTGAAACAGATTCACCACCTCTTCATGGCTACCTCGCGGCTTACCTTAAGTTTTTGGAAAATATCACAAGGTGCTAGGTCTAGAATGAATGGTGGATGTGTCATCGGGTCTATATTCTTACTTTCAAGCTTTCTTTATCTCATTTGTTACCTTAGCAGAATGTGATGTTGTCCCATCATGATGAAACAGGACTTTTCTAAGAAGATCTTTTTTTTGCAAACTTTTCAAAAACTATGTTGAATTAACTGTTGTTAAAAGTTTAAAGAGTTTCAGATAAATGTGGGGATTTTTCTAGAAAAAGCAACCATTTTGTTACTAATGCAATGAATGACTTAATTTTTAGTTctagtttataaattttgtttaaaattttagtttgtgtATGTTTTCCATTTAATTAGCAGTTTTAATCAGTTGTTATATTATggtatcaatattaatttaggCTTACCTAAACTAATGCTTGTTGTTATGCAGGCACATgacaattttcaaaacaatgccatTAAATGACAGTAACACAAACTAAAATGTAACTAACTCTCGGAGTGTTTAATCTGTTCCAGTGTGAATgtgaatattacataaattttgtcACATTTTTCTTGCTTTActacataaacaaaattattagaattttttCTGATTTTCATACAGACTTAACTCTTATCTCAATTTACTTACATGTTAtgcattttaaacaatttgttattttttaaagtgataacccacacttctgggattaggAATTAATtatctgtataatatatataacaagatTTACATCACttgaacagttggctcagtgggAGTGCATTATGGAATGTGAGAGGTTGGCGGTTCTAGTCACagtcattcataaattttggttaaaaatttaatttgtgtatgttttgcattttattagCAGTTTCAATCAGTTAATGTCAGGTGTCAGTTCTTTCCTTTATTTTTCACCTCTCAAAGGCCTTAATTGTATGAATGAATCCTGATGCTATAATTCTCTTTCagtatcattttattttctGATAATGTCACCGTGGAGTTCTATGGAAATGACAAGTCTGAACTCAAAGGAACCAAAATTGGTCGGATGTATTTGACAACTCACAGAATGATTTATAACTCCAAGAATAATACAGACACACTGAGATCATTTAGTTTTCCATTCATTGCACTGCAGGATGTAAGTTTCATTGAATTCAATATTATTCATAACATGTTCAGTATAACATCTagatcaaaatataaaaatatatttattaattaagtcCAAGACTaagttacattaaaatatttattatttgtttatttattaatacaaaccagcttttatatattataaaaacattacatGTCGGTACAGACCACCTTGCAACTTTTAATTAGACTGGTCTTTTCTAAATactcatattattaatttcaaatattcaatttaagGTAACTGTGGAACAGCCAATGTTTGGGGCTAATTACATTAAAGGCAAAGTGGGAGCTCAACCAAATGGAAACTTTATAGGAGAGGTGAAgttcaaattaacatttaaatcagGGGGTGCAATAGAATTTGGACAGGCTATGTTGAAAGCAGCACACCTGGGTATGTACTTTTATTACTTATCAGTGATTATGTTGTTGTTGATGTATTATCTGATGGAACTACTTAGCCGCAAGTAGATACCTgatagataatttattttttctcttgTATAGTTGAATATCATTGAATTTCTACTGTATTTTTAAACATTCATGTTTCTTTGTATTTCTGTGTTCACTCTTGCATAGTGTTGTGTTGATAAATCCAGTATAATACATTTTGCAGATAGTTTAgtttttgaaaaactaaaattgtGTGCTCggcatttaatttaaattccaggttttgtgattatatttaataaatttatattgtgtaCTAGTTCTGTAACTGTTGATATATAAGAAGCCTTTTAGGTTTCTTTACCTAAAATGGAACCCTTTTAGGATCACTTTGTTGTTTGTCCGTATGcccatctgtctgtctgtcaagactaTTGGGAATGTGTGGAGGTATAAAAAATTagatagataaaattaaaatgatatactTAGGTCTGCAGACTCTGGAAGTGTGTGGAAAAATCAAAatctttttattgtttatttttatcattaaaataaaagatacagccaaaaaccaaaatttataaggTATTTTCGGTTAACCTATAACTATGAAACTTTGCAAGTTATACCCTCTTAAACACCAAGTAAAGTGAAAAATCAGAAAactacatttgtaattaaataatatctaaatgAATTTATCATGCCTTGTATTCATTGTTTACAGTTAtgtgacaatataatataatattatgatattacaTTGATTTAATTGGATTGACTTGTTGTTATTCATAATTCTAATATTGATACATGACACCTTTTACCAAATATCTGGTGTATTggtattgaattttaaattaaatactagacatatactaggactcactgagcacaaattcattaaatattaaagcttctttggaAAAGAAGGCTGACATATAGTATAGtaattatatagaggataataatGCATTTGTGTCTGGTAGGCCACCTAAATtgtatagtattatattaaaaaggctaagttattatatgatttaaaagatggtcTGAGAGTTTCTTATTatttcttctccccatgtcacagcccctttacgaactgatataGGTTCATGATGTTTActaagtgttgttgcaataattATGTTATGTCATTCACTtgctatggtaaataaatatatttctattatattctataaattgataatttattgttaattagaATATAAGTTTCTGTGTGATGTGTTTTTGTtgtatgttttatgaaaataagggacgagacgagcaggacgttcagctgatggttattgacacgccctgcccattataatgcagtgccgctcaggattctttaaaaccccaaaaattctgcgaggcactacaactgcgctagtcaccttgagacaagatgttaagtctcatatgcccagtaatttctctagctacggcgcccttcagaccgaaacacagtaaagcttacacattactgctt
This genomic interval from Leptidea sinapis chromosome 20, ilLepSina1.1, whole genome shotgun sequence contains the following:
- the LOC126970289 gene encoding mismatch repair endonuclease PMS2 isoform X2 — encoded protein: MFWPALKHHTSKLSEYSDLLDVSSFGFRGEALSSLCALANLTITTRHRTAEYASKIQYDHKGNIINKTPCSRQVGTTVTLSNLFCTLPVRQKELHKNVKREFNKLTNLLYAYCLISKGIKITCSNQTNANSKSIVVASSGSSHKDNIASVFGLKQLQGLLEIKTEHVSSIKDNILKGLSGEINECQEDVTIEDIEIDLSEDSNDAEAKDSQESQDITLSQKSMGYKNTPSPVNLEGFISSCEHGCGRSSTDRQYFYVNSRPCEPVKVMKLVNEIYKQFNVNQYPFIFLNINIERVTVDINLSPDKRKVFLTKEKAILDVIKASISKLFESIPRTVRVETSLNLKDKEKAVCKIDQPRIFNSFMQQFSVKQGKESNSVSCTKSINESKNVDLKRKSTSILDAFISKTKRVHEDTDQQQDLSYKKNVIETTKNDEDLEILDNNEVRPDEVKVAPTDIVYLDYRENIPETQVRNVSDVICEESHTIYCKPKTVKKQISDISSIAPKPNTKKVVTDKDEIGKSNRRLINFKTSLNHVQAMVEIYKKNINSSLPERIKFRSSIDPVFNKKCEEELSREISKDSFKQMEILGQFNLGFIITRLEDDLFIIDQHATDEIYNFESLQKSTEITSQKLVIPQQLELSGMNEQILIDNVSIFKKNGFTFDIDENSPPTKRVKLLTIPMSKNWIFGKDDIEELLFMLKESQSEYCRPSRVRAMFASRACRKSVMIGTALSKSDMRKLVDHMAEIDKPWNCPHGRPTIRHLVNIAMVHTSKNQ
- the LOC126970289 gene encoding mismatch repair endonuclease PMS2 isoform X5 translates to MEINNAGANNNIRRIGSETVHKICSGQVVLSLAVAVKELLENSLDAGAINVDIRLKNYGVDLIEVSDNGSGVTEDNFEALTLKHHTSKLSEYSDLLDVSSFGFRGEALSSLCALANLTITTRHRTAEYASKIQYDHKGNIINKTPCSRQVGTTVTLSNLFCTLPVRQKELHKNVKREFNKLTNLLYAYCLISKGINCSFIWIIS
- the LOC126970289 gene encoding mismatch repair endonuclease PMS2 isoform X3, whose amino-acid sequence is MEINNAGANNNIRRIGSETVHKICSGQVVLSLAVAVKELLENSLDAGAINVDIRLKNYGVDLIEVSDNGSGVTEDNFEALTLKHHTSKLSEYSDLLDVSSFGFRGEALSSLCALANLTITTRHRTAEYASKIQYDHKGNIINKTPCSRQVGTTVTLSNLFCTLPVRQKELHKNVKREFNKLTNLLYAYCLISKGIKITCSNQTNANSKSIVVASSGSSHKDNIASVFGLKQLQGLLEIKTEHVSSIKDNILKGLSGEINECQEDVTIEDIEIDLSEDSNDAEAKDSQESQDITLSQKSMGYKNTPSPVNLEGFISSCEHGCGRSSTDRQYFYVNSRPCEPVKVMKLVNEIYKQFNVNQYPFIFLNINIERVTVDINLSPDKRKVFLTKEKAILDVIKASISKLFESIPRTVRVETSLNLKDKEKAVCKIDQPRIFNSFMQQFSVKQGKESNSVSCTKSINESKNVDLKRKSTSILDAFISKTKRVHEDTDQQQDLSYKKNVIETTKNDEDLEILDNNEVRPDEVKVAPTDIVYLDYRENIPETQVRNVSDVICEESHTIYCKPKTVKKQISDISSIAPKPNTKKVVTDKDEIGKSNRRLINFKTSLNHVQAMVEIYKKNINSSLPERIKFRSSIDPVFNKKCEEELSREISKDSFKQMEILGQFNLGFIITRLEDDLFIIDQHATDEIYNFESLQKSTEITSQKLVM
- the LOC126970289 gene encoding mismatch repair endonuclease PMS2 isoform X1, which codes for MEINNAGANNNIRRIGSETVHKICSGQVVLSLAVAVKELLENSLDAGAINVDIRLKNYGVDLIEVSDNGSGVTEDNFEALTLKHHTSKLSEYSDLLDVSSFGFRGEALSSLCALANLTITTRHRTAEYASKIQYDHKGNIINKTPCSRQVGTTVTLSNLFCTLPVRQKELHKNVKREFNKLTNLLYAYCLISKGIKITCSNQTNANSKSIVVASSGSSHKDNIASVFGLKQLQGLLEIKTEHVSSIKDNILKGLSGEINECQEDVTIEDIEIDLSEDSNDAEAKDSQESQDITLSQKSMGYKNTPSPVNLEGFISSCEHGCGRSSTDRQYFYVNSRPCEPVKVMKLVNEIYKQFNVNQYPFIFLNINIERVTVDINLSPDKRKVFLTKEKAILDVIKASISKLFESIPRTVRVETSLNLKDKEKAVCKIDQPRIFNSFMQQFSVKQGKESNSVSCTKSINESKNVDLKRKSTSILDAFISKTKRVHEDTDQQQDLSYKKNVIETTKNDEDLEILDNNEVRPDEVKVAPTDIVYLDYRENIPETQVRNVSDVICEESHTIYCKPKTVKKQISDISSIAPKPNTKKVVTDKDEIGKSNRRLINFKTSLNHVQAMVEIYKKNINSSLPERIKFRSSIDPVFNKKCEEELSREISKDSFKQMEILGQFNLGFIITRLEDDLFIIDQHATDEIYNFESLQKSTEITSQKLVIPQQLELSGMNEQILIDNVSIFKKNGFTFDIDENSPPTKRVKLLTIPMSKNWIFGKDDIEELLFMLKESQSEYCRPSRVRAMFASRACRKSVMIGTALSKSDMRKLVDHMAEIDKPWNCPHGRPTIRHLVNIAMVHTSKNQ
- the LOC126970289 gene encoding mismatch repair endonuclease PMS2 isoform X4, whose protein sequence is MEINNAGANNNIRRIGSETVHKICSGQVVLSLAVAVKELLENSLDAGAINVDIRLKNYGVDLIEVSDNGSGVTEDNFEALTLKHHTSKLSEYSDLLDVSSFGFRGEALSSLCALANLTITTRHRTAEYASKIQYDHKGNIINKTPCSRQVGTTVTLSNLFCTLPVRQKELHKNVKREFNKLTNLLYAYCLISKGIKITCSNQTNANSKSIVVASSGSSHKDNIASVFGLKQLQGLLEIKTEHVSSIKDNILKGLSGEINECQEDVTIEDIEIDLSEDSNDAEAKDSQESQDITLSQKSMGYKNTPSPVNLEGFISSCEHGCGRSSTDRQYFYVNSRPCEPVKVMKLVNEIYKQFNVNQYPFIFLNINIERVTVDINLSPDKRKVFLTKEKAILDVIKASISKLFESIPRTVRVETSLNLKDKEKAVCKIDQPRIFNSFMQQFSVKQGKESNSVSCTKSINESKNVDLKRKSTSILDAFISKTKRVHEDTDQQQDLSYKKNVIETTKNDEDLEILDNNEVRPDEVKVAPTDIVYLDYRENIPETQVRNVSDVICEESHTIYCKPKTVKKQISDISSIAPKPNTKKVVTDKDEIGKSNRRLINFKTSLNHVQAMVEIYKKNINSSLPERIKFRSSIDPVFNKKCEEELSREISKDSFKQMEILAHNN